The following proteins are encoded in a genomic region of Dehalococcoidia bacterium:
- a CDS encoding branched-chain amino acid ABC transporter permease encodes MDFFLSLLVKGLILGAIYGLVALGFVIIYKATSVINFAVGELLMFAAFLAVAMTAIYGLPLAAGIGITLALMVLFGFVLERGVLRPMIGRPVVGMIMATLGLGIFLRGFVSITWGVQTRSLDLLLPTKPLQLGSISVGAVDLAGVGIALFLAAAFAYLFQRSRVGIALRAVADDQQAAMAMGIRVSTVFAVSWALAGLTAVAGGLIWGAKIGVDQYLALLGLKVFPAAILGGLDSLAGAVIGGLVVGVTENLAAGYLDPHVGGGLKDFVPFVLMLVVLMVRPYGLFGREIIERV; translated from the coding sequence ATGGACTTCTTCCTCTCCCTACTGGTGAAGGGTCTCATCCTAGGGGCCATTTACGGCTTGGTGGCCTTGGGGTTTGTCATCATATACAAGGCCACCAGCGTCATCAACTTCGCTGTAGGCGAGCTGTTGATGTTCGCCGCCTTCCTAGCGGTGGCCATGACCGCTATATATGGGCTACCCCTGGCAGCGGGCATCGGCATCACACTGGCGCTGATGGTGCTGTTCGGCTTCGTCTTGGAGAGGGGGGTGCTGCGCCCCATGATCGGGCGGCCCGTGGTGGGCATGATCATGGCCACCCTGGGACTGGGAATCTTCTTGCGGGGCTTCGTGTCCATCACTTGGGGAGTTCAGACGCGGAGCTTGGACCTGCTTTTGCCCACCAAACCACTGCAGCTGGGGAGTATATCAGTGGGGGCCGTAGACCTGGCAGGGGTGGGCATCGCCCTCTTCCTAGCGGCCGCCTTCGCTTACCTCTTCCAGCGGTCGCGGGTGGGCATCGCCCTCCGGGCGGTGGCCGACGACCAACAGGCAGCCATGGCCATGGGCATCCGGGTGAGCACCGTCTTTGCCGTGTCCTGGGCCCTGGCAGGGCTCACGGCCGTGGCTGGGGGGCTCATATGGGGGGCCAAGATCGGTGTGGACCAGTACCTGGCCCTTTTGGGGCTTAAGGTCTTCCCGGCAGCCATCCTTGGAGGGCTGGACTCTTTGGCCGGCGCCGTCATCGGAGGACTGGTGGTGGGGGTGACGGAGAACTTGGCCGCTGGCTACCTAGACCCCCATGTGGGGGGAGGGCTCAAGGACTTCGTCCCCTTCGTGCTGATGCTGGTGGTGCTGATGGTGCGCCCCTACGGCCTCTTTGGGCGCGAGATCATCGAGCGGGTGTAG
- a CDS encoding ABC transporter ATP-binding protein — MEGTALLQVQDVWLAFGGVQALRGVSLEARKGEILAIVGPNGAGKTTLINAICGHYHPQRGRILFKGQDITRWRPHRIAALGIARTFQNLALFRGMTVLDNIMLGRHVRMRSNALACALYWGLAQREEIRHREVVERIIDFLEIEHIRKMPAGALPYGLQKRVELGRALALEPELLLLDEPMAGMNLEEKEDMARFILDVQEEMGIGIVLIEHDMGVVMDISDRVIVLDLGEKICEGKPEEVANDPRAIKAYLGEAVSPRRG; from the coding sequence TTGGAAGGGACAGCGCTTCTTCAGGTGCAAGACGTATGGCTGGCCTTCGGGGGCGTGCAGGCCCTGCGGGGTGTCAGCTTAGAGGCCCGCAAGGGGGAGATCCTGGCCATCGTGGGCCCTAACGGGGCGGGGAAGACCACCCTTATCAACGCCATATGTGGGCATTACCACCCTCAGCGTGGCCGCATCCTGTTCAAAGGGCAGGACATCACCCGCTGGCGTCCTCACCGCATCGCCGCCCTGGGCATCGCCCGCACCTTCCAGAACCTGGCCCTCTTTCGGGGCATGACGGTGCTGGACAACATCATGCTGGGGCGGCATGTGCGCATGCGCTCTAACGCCCTCGCTTGCGCCTTGTATTGGGGCCTGGCCCAACGAGAGGAGATCCGCCACCGGGAGGTGGTAGAGCGCATCATCGACTTCCTGGAGATCGAGCACATACGCAAGATGCCCGCCGGCGCCCTTCCCTACGGGCTGCAGAAGCGGGTGGAGCTGGGGCGGGCTCTGGCCCTGGAGCCCGAGCTTCTCCTCCTGGACGAGCCCATGGCGGGAATGAATTTGGAGGAGAAGGAGGATATGGCCCGCTTCATCCTGGACGTGCAGGAGGAGATGGGCATCGGCATCGTCCTCATCGAGCATGACATGGGGGTGGTGATGGACATCTCCGACCGGGTCATCGTCCTGGACCTGGGGGAGAAGATCTGCGAGGGCAAGCCCGAGGAGGTAGCCAACGACCCGCGGGCCATTAAGGCCTATCTGGGAGAAGCGGTTTCACCGCGCAGGGGGTGA
- a CDS encoding branched-chain amino acid ABC transporter permease yields MINRECGVFKTTYQADMALYTVPLARITVWAFLALFVFVLPFVVDTQRLVWANLVGIHLIAALGLNILVGLCGQISVGHAAFMAVGGYTAAIMSSRADMPFWIGLVAGGVFASVYGLLVGLPSVRIKGFYLAFATLAAQFITEWIITHVKWIGGGFQSSIIVPRPSLGPLTIDTEREKYFLILALVIVAVVVALNIARSRLGRAFVAIRDRDVAAELIGVDIVRYKLLAFMISSFYAGVAGALWVYYLGNANIEAFRIVESIAFLAMIIIGGLGSVLGTIYGTAFVVLLPFILEEVLQTFKGVIPVSDIHSFVAHLRFAVYGGLIVLFLMVEPEGLNRLWRNVKDYFRVWPFPY; encoded by the coding sequence ATGATCAACCGGGAGTGTGGCGTCTTCAAGACTACTTATCAGGCGGACATGGCCCTTTACACGGTGCCATTGGCCCGCATCACTGTTTGGGCGTTCTTGGCGTTGTTCGTCTTCGTCCTCCCCTTTGTGGTGGACACGCAGCGGTTGGTATGGGCTAACCTCGTGGGCATCCACCTTATCGCTGCCCTGGGCCTCAACATCCTGGTGGGGCTGTGCGGGCAGATATCGGTGGGGCATGCAGCCTTCATGGCGGTGGGTGGCTACACGGCCGCCATCATGTCCTCCCGGGCTGATATGCCTTTCTGGATAGGGCTGGTGGCTGGAGGGGTATTCGCCTCCGTGTATGGATTGCTGGTGGGCCTGCCTTCGGTGCGCATCAAGGGGTTCTATCTGGCCTTCGCTACCCTGGCTGCCCAGTTCATCACCGAGTGGATTATCACCCATGTGAAGTGGATCGGGGGCGGCTTCCAGTCCAGCATTATCGTCCCACGGCCCAGCCTAGGGCCGTTGACCATCGACACAGAGCGGGAGAAATACTTTCTCATCCTAGCCCTGGTGATAGTGGCGGTGGTGGTGGCCTTGAACATCGCTCGCAGCCGCCTGGGCAGGGCCTTTGTGGCCATCCGCGACCGGGATGTGGCGGCAGAGCTCATCGGCGTGGACATAGTGCGTTACAAGCTCTTGGCCTTCATGATCAGCTCCTTCTATGCCGGGGTGGCGGGGGCGCTGTGGGTCTACTACTTGGGCAACGCCAACATCGAGGCTTTCCGCATCGTGGAGTCCATAGCCTTTCTGGCCATGATCATCATCGGTGGCCTGGGCAGCGTCCTGGGCACCATATATGGGACGGCCTTCGTCGTTTTGCTGCCCTTCATTTTGGAGGAGGTCTTGCAGACCTTTAAGGGGGTGATACCGGTATCGGACATCCATTCCTTTGTAGCTCACTTGAGATTTGCTGTCTACGGTGGGCTCATCGTGCTCTTCCTCATGGTGGAGCCCGAGGGGCTCAACCGCCTGT
- a CDS encoding AMP-binding protein, whose protein sequence is MDTIPKLLLHNARHLGRKAAMREKEYGIWQTYTWADVYENVKALALGLAVLGFQRGDKLAIIGDNRPQLYWGILAAQSLGGIPVPLYQDSIAREVQYVIHHSEAKFVLAEDQEQVDKILSLREGLPHLEKLIYDDPRGMRHYKDPILISVAQVQELGREFDRKNPNYFDEQVEQTQPQDIAIIAYTSGTTGFPKGAMLSHSNVLSVCDLTLQVDRFRPQDELMAYLPIAWVGDFFFSVAMAHKVGCAINIPEEPETVQRDLREIGPHFIVAPPRIWENLLAAIQVRMEDADWVKRRVYHLAMKVAQAVEARRGQGKGIPIWLRLLYQLGDFLAYGPIRDHMGLRRIRFAYTGGAAIGPEVISFFRSLGINLKQVYGATEASALVTVQRDGEVRADTVGRPLPGVEVRISDAGEVLVKSPGVFQGYFKNPEATAETLEDGWLHTGDAGFFTPDGQLVIVDRLKDVTRLADGTTFAPQWIENKLKFSPYIKEAVALGPDRPFVAALINIDGQTVGKWAEKNGVAYTSYMDLSQKPEVGQLVYREVERVNRELPPETRIRRFLILHKELDPDDEEITRTRKVRRRFIAQKYAPLIEALYSDTSQVEVTATITYEDGRQAQVKSTVPIFDVREAVEAPARR, encoded by the coding sequence ATGGACACCATTCCCAAGCTCCTCTTGCACAACGCCCGTCACCTGGGCCGTAAAGCGGCTATGCGAGAGAAGGAGTACGGCATCTGGCAGACCTACACCTGGGCCGATGTCTATGAGAACGTCAAGGCCCTGGCCCTGGGGCTGGCCGTCCTCGGCTTCCAACGGGGGGACAAGCTGGCCATCATCGGCGATAACCGCCCTCAGCTCTATTGGGGCATATTAGCTGCCCAGTCCCTAGGCGGGATCCCTGTGCCCCTGTACCAGGACTCCATCGCCCGCGAGGTCCAGTACGTCATCCACCACTCGGAGGCCAAGTTCGTCCTGGCCGAGGACCAGGAGCAGGTGGACAAGATCCTCTCCCTGCGGGAGGGTCTGCCCCACCTGGAGAAGCTTATCTATGATGACCCCCGGGGCATGCGCCACTACAAGGACCCCATCCTCATAAGCGTGGCGCAGGTCCAGGAGCTGGGCCGGGAGTTCGACCGCAAGAACCCCAACTACTTCGATGAGCAGGTGGAGCAGACCCAGCCGCAGGACATCGCTATCATCGCCTACACTTCTGGCACCACCGGCTTCCCCAAGGGGGCGATGCTGAGCCACAGCAACGTCCTCTCGGTGTGCGACCTCACGCTACAAGTGGACAGGTTCCGCCCCCAGGACGAGCTCATGGCATACCTGCCCATCGCCTGGGTGGGGGACTTCTTCTTCTCCGTAGCCATGGCCCACAAGGTGGGATGTGCCATCAACATACCTGAGGAACCGGAGACGGTGCAGCGGGACCTGCGGGAGATCGGGCCTCACTTCATCGTAGCCCCGCCCCGCATATGGGAGAACCTCCTAGCCGCCATTCAGGTGCGCATGGAGGACGCCGACTGGGTGAAGCGGCGAGTTTACCACTTGGCCATGAAGGTAGCCCAGGCGGTGGAGGCGCGGCGGGGTCAGGGCAAGGGGATACCCATCTGGCTGCGCCTCCTCTATCAGCTGGGCGACTTCCTGGCATACGGGCCAATAAGGGATCACATGGGGCTGAGGCGTATCCGCTTTGCCTACACGGGCGGGGCAGCCATCGGCCCGGAGGTGATAAGCTTCTTCCGCAGCCTGGGCATCAACCTGAAGCAGGTCTATGGCGCCACGGAGGCCTCGGCCCTCGTCACCGTACAGAGGGACGGAGAGGTAAGGGCCGACACTGTGGGCCGGCCCCTGCCGGGGGTGGAGGTGCGCATCTCCGATGCGGGCGAGGTGTTAGTGAAAAGCCCGGGGGTCTTTCAAGGCTACTTTAAGAACCCGGAAGCCACGGCCGAGACCCTGGAGGATGGGTGGCTGCACACGGGCGACGCCGGCTTCTTCACCCCAGATGGCCAGCTCGTCATCGTCGACCGGCTCAAGGACGTTACCCGTTTGGCCGATGGCACCACCTTCGCCCCCCAATGGATCGAGAACAAGCTCAAGTTCAGCCCCTACATCAAGGAGGCGGTGGCCCTGGGGCCCGATCGCCCCTTCGTGGCTGCCCTCATCAACATCGATGGCCAGACGGTGGGCAAGTGGGCGGAGAAGAACGGCGTGGCCTACACCAGCTACATGGACCTGTCGCAGAAGCCGGAGGTGGGCCAGCTGGTCTACCGCGAGGTGGAAAGGGTGAACCGCGAGCTGCCGCCGGAAACCCGCATCCGTCGGTTCCTCATCCTGCACAAGGAGCTGGACCCTGACGACGAGGAGATCACCCGTACCCGAAAGGTGCGCCGTCGGTTTATCGCCCAGAAGTACGCCCCCCTTATCGAAGCCCTCTACAGCGATACCTCCCAGGTGGAGGTGACAGCCACCATCACCTATGAGGACGGCCGGCAGGCCCAGGTGAAGAGCACGGTGCCCATCTTCGATGTACGGGAGGCCGTGGAGGCCCCAGCGAGGAGGTAG